TGGTGGCAAGTATGCGTACATTTATTTTAAAAGGCTTTGTTCCGCCCAGTCTCTCAACTTCTTTCTCCTGAAGGACACGCAAAAGCTTCGCCTGAAGATGAAGGGGTATTTCACCAAGTTCATCAAGAAGTATCGTTCCGCCGTCAGCGAGCTCGAATTTGCCGGGTTTCCTGTTGACAGCTCCTGTGAACGCTCCCTTCTCATAGCCGAACAGCTCACTCTCCATGAGGTTTTCCGGCAGCGCGGCACAGTTCACAGCGACAAAAGCCCCTGATGAACGGTTTGAATTTTCATGTATGTATCTGGCAAAAACTTCCTTTCCTGTCCCTGATTCTCCGGTAATGAGAACAGTTGCTTCGCTGGCTGCAACATCCCTCGCCAGAGAGAAAAGCTGAGCCATAAAAGCGGAACGAAAGATCGCAGTATTCTTCTTCCTTTTAACAGCCGGCGCAGTCTCTTCTATCTCCAGAACTCTCCGCACAAGCTCTTCTATAACTTCCGGCGCAAAGGGCTTCAGTATATAGTCATAGGCTCCAAGCTTAAGGGCATCCACCGCATTGTTGACTGTTCCGAATGCGGTTACAAAACAAAGGGGGGTAGTGATCCCAGCGGACTGGATCATATTCATCATGGTCATTCCGTCAACGTTAGGCATACGCATATCACTTACAATGAGGTCATAGGCATTCTTTGATGCTTTCTCAAACCCCTCCTGTCCGTCAGTGGCGATTTCCACAGAAACACCCATCCGGCGTACTGTTTCAAGCATCGCTTCACGCATATTATCGTCATCGTCAACTATAAGTATTTTCTTTGATGTTAAATCCATAACCATTTCCTTATAAAAACTATTAAACCGGAAGCTCCACTCTGAATCTCGTATAGCTGCTGCCGTCACTTTCTACTGTAATGTTCCCTTCGTGAGCCTTGACTATCTTATAAACAATCGCAAGCCCCAGACCGGTTCCTTTCGCTTTTGTTGTCTGAAAAGGGATAAAGAGTTTCTTACGCCGCTCTTTTGTAATTCCGGTTCCTTTGTCTGAGACAATGAATCCGCTCACATCTCCTTCAGAAAAAGAATCCATAACTATCTCGCCTTTTTCAGAGCTTGCATCTATCGCGTTATGCACAAGGTTCATGACAACCTGTTTAAAGAGCTCCATATCACAGCGGAGCATGTGCTCCTCATCTATCCTGTTGATAAATTTAATTTTCTTCTCGCGCATGAGATGCTGCATGTAAAGTATAACATCATCAACGATATCAGCCACATAGTGCTCCGACTTAACAAGCTGTATTTCTTTGGTAAATATAAGAATATTATTAATAATAGAATTAATCGTCCTAACACCTTTAACGATGGAACGGGTCAGCTTCATCCCCGGTTCATTCTTTTGCAGGTCACGCTCAAGAAGGGATGCAAAAAGTTCTATGCTCCCCAGCGGGTTTCTTATGTCGTGGGCGATATTTGCAGCCATCTCCCCCATCAGTTTAAGTTTTTCATCTCGCTGCTTTTCCATCTCCAGATGACGCAGGTGGGTGATGTCATTGATAACATAGACATAGCCTCTCTGCTCGTCAGTGTCCAGAAGTCCCACAGACAGACGAAATGTCAGTCCGCCCTCTTCATGGTCAAAAACGCCGGCACGGCTGTATGCCCTGAGCATTCCTGAAAAAATATCTTCTCCTATTTCATATATCAGCTGATCAGCAACAGGATTTTTCACCAAAACTTTAAAGCTTTCATCCACAGCAATAACACAGCTATTTGAGTTATTAAGGACAGATTCCATAAGACCGGACAATTTCGAAAGCTCGGCATTTTTTTCCTGAACCTCTTCCCGAAGTTTTTTTGCTTCAGCCTCAATTATGGCGTACTTATCCTCAAGCTGTCTGGACGCTTTATTAAACTGTTCGAATGCCTCCATAAGCATGGCAAGCTCTTTCGACTGATCTACTTTGTCAGGTTTTTCCGCCACTTGATCTCCTCCAGTTCGCTTCTAGCCGCACTTGCATAGACAGAGCCTGGGACACTCTCAAGAAGCTCCATCAGAGCGTTGACAGCCTGTTCGTCCTTCCCCTGCATTTTGCGGTATGTTTTTCCGAGATAATAAAGTCCTTCGGCTCTCTTTTCGTCCCTCGGGCTGTATTGCAGTTTAAATTTCTCCAGCGCGGTCGCCGCATTTTCAAAATTATTTCTTTTATAATAAGATATTCCCGTGTCCAGATATACCTCTTCATATCCGTCAAAGCGTGTTCCCTCGTCCCGGTCCAGCTTCTGAGTCAGATCAAAAAGGATTGACTCCCTCTTCAGGTCATCGAAAACATCTTTACTGATGCTATACATCTTTTGCGCTGCATATGCTTTATTATTCGTATACTTTTTCAGCAGCTCAATGAGGTAGTCAGGTCTGGTGTTCTCAAGCTCCTGAACAAGAAACCCCATCATATTATCTGTAAAAACATCTGGACTTACATCAGTTTTTAACTGGTCAAGCATAATAGCTGTCATGAGATAATAAGGGTTCTGCTTATCTTCAACCTGG
This window of the Denitrovibrio acetiphilus DSM 12809 genome carries:
- a CDS encoding sensor histidine kinase, whose product is MAEKPDKVDQSKELAMLMEAFEQFNKASRQLEDKYAIIEAEAKKLREEVQEKNAELSKLSGLMESVLNNSNSCVIAVDESFKVLVKNPVADQLIYEIGEDIFSGMLRAYSRAGVFDHEEGGLTFRLSVGLLDTDEQRGYVYVINDITHLRHLEMEKQRDEKLKLMGEMAANIAHDIRNPLGSIELFASLLERDLQKNEPGMKLTRSIVKGVRTINSIINNILIFTKEIQLVKSEHYVADIVDDVILYMQHLMREKKIKFINRIDEEHMLRCDMELFKQVVMNLVHNAIDASSEKGEIVMDSFSEGDVSGFIVSDKGTGITKERRKKLFIPFQTTKAKGTGLGLAIVYKIVKAHEGNITVESDGSSYTRFRVELPV
- a CDS encoding sigma-54-dependent transcriptional regulator, giving the protein MDLTSKKILIVDDDDNMREAMLETVRRMGVSVEIATDGQEGFEKASKNAYDLIVSDMRMPNVDGMTMMNMIQSAGITTPLCFVTAFGTVNNAVDALKLGAYDYILKPFAPEVIEELVRRVLEIEETAPAVKRKKNTAIFRSAFMAQLFSLARDVAASEATVLITGESGTGKEVFARYIHENSNRSSGAFVAVNCAALPENLMESELFGYEKGAFTGAVNRKPGKFELADGGTILLDELGEIPLHLQAKLLRVLQEKEVERLGGTKPFKINVRILATTNKVLKKEVDEGNFREDLYYRLNVISIELPPLRERKEDIMELATFFAEKYAQINGKGSCKMTDDAVKALLDYDWPGNVRELEHTIERAVVLCRDGVISERNLFLHGITINQFMTDKQELAAADSYTGCETTEDSVSAGIDFAGTIAEMERELIIKTLKETGGNRTKAADMLGITVRTLRNKLNEYKENGLNIEDIIG